From Onychostoma macrolepis isolate SWU-2019 chromosome 05, ASM1243209v1, whole genome shotgun sequence, one genomic window encodes:
- the ruvbl2 gene encoding ruvB-like 2, giving the protein MAAQVAATKVPEVRDITRIERIGAHSHIRGLGLDDALEPRQVSQGMVGQLASRRAAGLILEIIKDGQIAGRAVLIAGQPGTGKTAIAMGIAQSLGPDTPFTALAGSEIFSLEMSKTEALSQAFRKAIGVRIKEETEIIEGEVVEIQIDRPATGTGAKVGKLTLKTTEMETIYDLGTKMIESLSKERVQAGDVITIDKATGKISKLGRSFTRARDYDAMGSQTQFVQCPEGELQKRKEVVHTVSLHEIDVINSRTQGFLALFSGDTGEIKSEVREQINAKVSEWREEGKAEIIPGVLFIDEVHMLDIECFSFLNRALESDLSPVLIMATNRGITRIRGTNYQSPHGIPIDMLDRLLIIATSPYTEKETRQILKIRCEEEDVDLSEEAHTVLTRIGQETSLRYAIQLISTAGLVCRKRRGTEVQVEDIKRVYSLFLDESRSSQYMKEYQDSFLFNETQSPQMDTS; this is encoded by the exons ATGGCAGCGCAG GTGGCAGCCACGAAGGTTCCGGAGGTGCGAGACATCACTCGAATTGAGAGGATTG GCGCACACTCTCACATTCGTGGCCTTGGGTTAGATGATGCCTTGGAGCCACGGCAG GTGTCTCAGGGGATGGTGGGTCAGTTGGCGTCTCGAAGGGCAGCCGGGCTGATCCTTGAAATAATCAAAGATGGTCAGATTGCTGGTCGTGCTGTCCTCATCGCTGGCCAACCTGGGACAGGCAAGACAGCTATTGCTATGG GTATTGCCCAGTCTCTTGGCCCTGACACACCTTTCACTGCTCTGGCTGGGAGTGAGATTTTCTCTCTGGAGATGAGCAAGACCGAAGCTCTGAGCCAGGCCTTCCGCAAAGCCATAGGAGTCAGGATAAA AGAGGAGACTGAGATCATTGAAGGAGAGGTGGTAGAGATTCAGATTGACAGACCTGCTACAGGAACT GGTGCAAAAGTGGGGAAACTCACGCTGAAGACGACAGAGATGGAAACCATCTATGATCTGGGGACCAAGATGATTGAGAGCCTCAGTAAAGAGAGAGTGCAAGCTGG AGATGTGATCACCATCGATAAAGCCACAGGAAAGATTAGCAAGCTGGGACGGTCATTTACTCGAGCAAGAGATTACGACGCCATGGGTTCACAA acACAGTTTGTGCAGTGTCCAGAGGGAGAACTGCAGAAACGGAAAGAGGTTGTTCACACTGTCTCTCTTCACGAAATTGACGTCATTAACAGCCGCACTCAGGGATTCCTGGCCTTATTTTCAG GTGACACAGGAGAGATTAAGTCAGAGGTTCGAGAGCAGATCAATGCTAAGGTGTCTGAATGGAGAGAGGAAGGCAAAGCTGAGATCATTCCTGGG GTTCTCTTCATAGATGAGGTCCACATGTTGGATATAGAATGCTTTTCATTCCTGAATCGAGCTCTTGAGAGTGATCTATCACCTGTACTTATCATGGCCACTAACCGAGGCATCACCCG tatcAGAGGCACCAATTACCAGAGTCCTCATGGTATTCCCATAGACATGCTTGACCGTCTGCTCATCATTGCAACCTCTCCCTACACTGAGAAGGAGACCAGACAGATCCTGAAGATTCG CTGTGAGGAGGAAGATGTCGACCTGAGTGAGGAGGCACACACAGTTTTAACGCGTATCGGACAGGAGACTTCACTCCGTTATGCCATCCAGCTCATCAGTACTGCAGGCCTGGTGTGCCGCAAACGCCGG GGCACTGAAGTCCAAGTGGAGGACATTAAGAGGGTCTACTCTCTCTTCCTGGATGAGTCCAGATCCTCACAGTACATGAAAGAATACCAGGACTCCTTCCTCTTCAATGAAACAC AATCCCCTCAGATGGACACCTCATAA